In Rosa rugosa chromosome 4, drRosRugo1.1, whole genome shotgun sequence, the genomic stretch AATAGTTCACTAATTCTTTGTTTGCGCTACTTTTGTCTTAGTTTCTTTGAAACAATTCTTCGAATACCTTACATATCCAATATGAATGCCTCAAAAACACGATGTACAGAACTTGTTACCCGTGTGCCCAATCCGAATTCAGAAACACGACATGCCAATGTTCCTAGCTTTCTTTATAAGCCACTTATTCAATACAACTCAAAATTGAACCGAGGACCAAATTATAAGTTGGTAAAAAGGTAAATGAAAACTTGTACTCGAAGCATTCCAATATTGGAGTTCCAACAGTGTGAAGGCTGTGGCCATTGTTGGGTTGTCGTCTTCAGACGCTCCAGAAATCTCCCGCCAGCTTTTACGTCATTGATCGTCACCAAAACTTGCTTCAAGATACAGAAACACAAACATGCACCATTTCCATGTATTTTACTAAATGAATTTAAATAAGGTACCATGTGAGACATAGAGAAAAAAGGAGGGTATGAAAATATCTAATAAGATGAACTATCACATGAATGGTACCTAACAACCAGTAGGTGAGACATCCAGACATTCACTTTCACCCTATATCTTGTCTCCCTCCTCTCTTCCTTTTTAAGTACTCACCGGAGAGTTTTTGATCCAGTGAAACATAATTCCGCCATGGAACTCAATAACCAGGCTAACTTATCTCACAAAATCCACCTTGACGTGGTAACATGTTGTTCTTGGCTGAAGATCACATTCTTGGCCATGTTATTTTGTGTGCTAGTATCACCTACAGGTAAATTTTTGATAACAAATCAAACTCAAAAGTACATTTTCATTCTGTAACTAATGCTTGTTTCCAATTTTTTTGTGATTTGTAGCGGCATATGATCCGTTGGATCCAACCGGAAACATAACGATCAAATGGGATGTCGTGTCTTGGACAGCAGATGGTTATGTTGTAAGATATCATTTTGGTGATTTAGTCTGTTGATTTATTTTCATATCACACTCTTTTTTCCAATAATCATATGAATTATACCAGGCTGCAGTGACCATGAACAACTTCCAAATGTACCGGCAAATCGCTAACCCTGGGTGGACTCTAGCATGGACATGGGCAAAGAAGGAAGTAATCTGGACCATGGTGGGAGCTCAGACCACAGAGCAAGGAGACTGTTCCAAATTCAAAGGAAACACACCACATTGTTGTAAGAAAACTCCAACAGTTGTTGACTTGCTACCCGGAGTTCCTTACAACCAACAGTTCACCAACTGCTGCAAAGGTGGCGTCATGGCCTCTTGGGGACAGGACCCTTCAGCTTCAGTATCGGCTTTCCAGGTGAGCGTCGGGCAAGGCGGAACTTCAAATAAAACAGTCAAGCTGCCCAAGAACTTCACCTTGCTCGGTCCGGGACCAGGGTACACTTGTGGCCCTGCAAAGGTTGTGCCATCCACTGTCTACCTCACAGCTGATCGGAGGCGAAAGACTCAAGCACTTAGTAAGATTTTCTTGCTCTTATGCTTCTAAGATCTTTGACAATATATTGTATCTTATTCGAATCATTTTTGTGTTACAGTGACATGGAATGTGACATGTACCTATTCACAGTATCTTGCCTCCAAGAACCCAAGCTGTTGCGTTTCGTTTTCGTCTTTCTACAATGAAACTGTAGTTCCATGCCCATCTTGTTCTTGCGGTTGTCATAACAAGAAAGATTGCATCAAGTAAGCCTCCACAACCTATCCACATATAGAAATAggcatacatatatatttacacACTTGAACTTAATGCAATTCTGGCTACAGGGCAGACTCAAAACTGCTGAAAAAGGCAGGAATCAACACACCAAAAAAGGATAATACACCATTGTTACAGTGCACACACCATATGTGCCCGATCCGAGTACACTGGCATGTGAAGCAAAATTACAAGGACTATTGGCGTGTCAAGATATCCGTCACGAATTTCAACTACCGGCTCAACTACACCGAGTGGACACTCGTTGCACAGCACCCTAATCTCAACAATATCACTCAAGTCTTTAGCTTTGATTACAAGCCCCTTGTTGCTTACCAGTCCATCAGTAAGTTCCTATTGTGCAGTTACACAATGCTTGTAAATTAGCTTGAGTTTGACACTTATATGTGAGAATTGTTGCTTGCTATGTGCAGATGACACTGGTATGTTCTATGGCATGAAGTTTTACAATGACCTGTTAATGGAAGCCGGTCCATTGGGAAATGTGCAGTCTGAGGTGCTTATGCAGAAAGACAAGAACACCTTCACATTCAAGCAGGGGTGGGCGTTTCCGAGGAAGGTTTACTTCAACGGTGATGAATGCAGGCTACCCCCTCCCGACGCCTACCCATCTCTTCCAAACTCTGGTCGTGTGAATTCTGTTTCAATCTTAAAAATGGCAGCCTCTGTGCTTCTGATAATGTTTTGTATATATTGATCACATTTCTATTGAGGACAGAAATACTGCTACATCCAAAGGCCGTTGCTGATAAGAGGTTAGTATAGAAGGTTGGTCCAGTGTGATAATTCAATTACAGATGGTGAGCTTGTCTGAACATGAAACCTACACTTGAATTCTCAGAAATGTCTGAAATTTTGTCATAGCAAACCAATGAACTTGCTACAAACATGTTCTCTCTTACGTTTTCAGTTCTGAAAACTTGCTTATTCCCAATTTCATTCTGAAGAGTACAAACAGAAGTATACTTTCCAACTCGagatgaaaagaaaatatataaattaatcACTGTTATACAACACTGGTTCACTGAACAAAAATCATACATGAACTTTGATTTCTTCATGAAATATCTTGTAATGCTAAGAACATATTCACTGTGGATATTCTAAATAATCATACAACAGCtggatttaaacaaaaaaacagCAGTAAGAATAAATTGTTTATACGTGTAACGGATATTAAGGCAGAATATTGTAGTGACAGTCAAACCGGAGTGCACCTGAACCACTTGTATTGCTAGAGGTCACAGCACCAACACATTTGAACCCATCAACCGGATTTCCATAAGCTTTAATGCAAACTGAACTCGATGGAAACACTACAATTCTTTCGAAGAAACAGAGCTTACGTTGTCTTGCCACTCACTACGCATAAGACAACAAAAATACCAGAGATGCCAAGATAGTTATAACCGGACTAAGTAGGGAAATGGTTGGTCTAGGACTGGCATTTGGCAACCACGGATAAGCATCTGGAGGTGGCATGACACAGTTATCACCGTTAAAATAAATCCTTCGAGGGAAAGCCCATCCCTTTTCAAAAGTAAAAGTTGACGCATCTTTCCGAAATAGAAGCTCTGACTGCGCATTTCCAAGAGGACCAGCTTGCATGAGCAAGTCATTATAAAACTTGACTCCCCACAACATTGCAGTATCATCTGCACAATCACAATTTGCATAGCCAAACTTTATGTCAGAAAATTAAAACCAGATATCAATTTGGAAATTGACAAAGCTACTTCACTCTAAAAGGAATATTTTACTGAAATATAGGCACCCAAAACTTACTCAAGCCAGCATAAGGAGTCAAGTCCTTGTAATTAAAGCTGAAAATCTTGGTCAAATTATCGAAGTTGGGATGTTGAACAACAATATTCCAGAGAGTGTAGTTCATTCTGTAATTGAAATTTGTAACTGTGACTTTCACCCTCCAGTACTCCTTGTAATTGAGCTTCACATGCCAATGGACTCTCACTGGACACATATGGCTGGTACACTGGACCAACGGAGAATTAGTAGCTTTTCCAGAACCTGCTACAGCTGAAGCTAAGTACGGAGAGTCTGGCCTGCAAACAAGTGCCAGCATAAGAAAGATGTAGGATCTAGTATTGCTGCGAAACTAGCTGATGAACATTAAAAAAGTAATGCAAAACCCAAGAGAAAAATTTGagggggaaaaagaaaaactaggTTCACAAATGCAACAATTTATGAGTTAGAGAACTTACTCTACGCAGCTCCCGGGATCTGTACTGTTGTTCTCACAACCACATGCACAAGTAGGACAGTTTACTATGGTGTCATTAtagaaggaggagagagaaacacAACAAGTAGGTGTCTTTTGCGCTAGGAATTGAGAGTATGTGCAAGTAACATTCCAGGTCACTGCAAAGAGAGGATGAAAGGTTAAATAAACGCATGAAAACTAATTTTCCATACTATAAAATTAAAGCCACACTCAATTGACTTGCAGCTTTATTGAACCATTTGGATATCTAAAGTGCACCTTGAAACTACACAAAATCTTCCCTATGCAGAAACTATATGTACTGAAATGTCAACAAATACCATATTTAGGAGTTAGTTACTACAGTCTAAATTAACACCCAAAGAGATGTGTACATCTGGGTTAATCTATATGCCACCTAAGTTATCTCATTCAAAGCCCTAATTCTCTTTATCCTTTATGATGATGCAAAGGAGTTAGGGTGGGTTGGAACTTACTCATGGCTTGGGTCATTCTTCTTTTATCTGCTGTTAAATATCTGGTTGGCTTGACAATCGCTGCTCGGCCACATGAATATCCAGGCCCTGGTGCTTTCAATGTGAAGTTTTTAGGAAGTCTAACAGTCTTGTTAGTGGTTCCTGCAGCACCCACACTGATCTGGAATGAACTCACAGCATTCGCTGGGTCTTGGATATATGATTGCATAACCCCTGCTTTGCAGCAATTTGCAATCTGCTGGTTATAAGGAGTTCCGGGTAACAAATCCACGACTGTGGGATCCTTCTTACAGCAATGTGGTACATTGCCTTTGTATCTTGAACAGTCCCCTTGCTCGGTGGTTTGTGCTCCCACCATGCTCCAGATTACTTCCTTCTTTGCCCATGTCCATCCTAACGTCCAACCTGGCGCTTGTATATGGCGATACTGCTGGAAGTTGAACATTGTAACAACGGCCTGCCAATCCAAACCATATATTTCACATCAGAAAAttctataataataataatcttgGGGAAGCAGAACTTCAAATGCTATCAGTCAATACCAAAGGAAACAACTCTAAATTCAGGAGCTAGTTCCTCTTTTGCTCGATTCAGTTTCAAGCAAACACAAAACCACCAGCGGAGAACATGAATTATCTATAGGCTTGTTTCATCTTATGAAAGCTCTAACATTCGCAAAAGCTTAGAAACTAAGATGTACTATCAGGTTGAACTCAATGCTTGGAAAGTATCTAACAAAGGCACCAAATATAACATAAAAGGAAAGTTGGAGCTCATAAATACTTACAACATATCCATCAGGAGTCCAGCTAATGACATCCCATTTAATGGTGATATTCCCAAGTGGATCAAGCGCATCATAAGCTTCTGCACAAACACCATCAAAACAAACCTCAAAACATCAATCCTCAAGATTTCCTAAAACTTTGACTTCATTATATCCAATGATTAAGATGTCAAAACAAAGTTTCATCCAAAACCAAAACACTTGTTGATTCAAAGACAACTACTTTCAGTTCATTATATCAAGGCATTTTACACTATTactaaataaaaacaaatttgGAACACCTATAACAGGAAATCCACTGAACCTTTCAAAATTTAGAAACAAATTGCACAAGACCTCAAATTTCACTACAAGAGAttgaaagatcaaaactttcatTTATGGAAACAAATTGAGGGCAAATAACTAAAACCCGttaaagagaacaagaaaaaaaacttgCAAGACTGTAAATTTAGAACCATGGGAAAGAAAGCTTTAGGCTTCAATCTGGGCAGCTACCTGTAGAAGTGAAAGTGAGGCaggaaaccaaaaataaaagcaGAATGGTGAAGCTGCTGAGTTTAGCTATGGATCCAGTGGCTGAGAGGCACTGGGAATCCATTTTGATTTAGACTAAACAGTGATGCTTATGCTAGCTCTGCTACAGATCTCTGGTACCAAGAGAaatggagggagagagagagagagagagagagatatggaaaATGGCCAACTGGGGGGTGTGGCTGGTTTCTTTTTCACATGGCAAGTGACTTTTAAAGGTCACTATAATCACTGTTTAGAGATCCAGTTAATACATTACTGGAGCTTAGTTATTGTTGCTGTTAAGTACTTAAGTGTCACATCACCCTTGTTAATGACATATATACCCTCTGATTTTCTGTAGGTACTACAAatatatttctttatttttcttcctaATAAAAGATAACAGTTATAACTAAAAACTCAGACTACGGTTTAAAATTGAAAAAGGAACAAAACTAATGTGAGTAATTTTAAGCAGAAGAACTAGTGGAGTGTAACTTAATGCAAATGGTTATAGTGTGATAACATATGTAAAAGATCTTCTCTACTTTTAATATATTGATTTTTCCATTCATTTGCCTTGTCAACGACATTTAGACCCAATAGTGTCGGTTTCTTACTCTTCCTTTATCAAAAAGAGCTTTGAAATCTACTTGATTGATTGATAACAATCATAACatgtttcgtttttgtatttTAGTTTTACGGAAATACATGTAGTTAGCGACCTTTGTGTACTGTTCCATCGCATTATGACACATCCATATGTCATCAATTTTGAGCGAAAGACTGTCCGGCCACTTTCGATTAATGCATCGAATACAATAGTTCAAGTCACTCGCTTGGATTCAGTGTTATTAGGGTTGTTGATTAGTTCATCAGTAGTTAAAATACAAATTGCTAGAATGGGGGTACTTTTGGAAATGTCTACAAAATACATAGTATGTAGACAAAATGAGATTGACATAAAACGAGTGTTAAAGCAAGACAGCAaaagtgtaaaaaaaaaaaaaaaaaaaaaaatgtgtgtgaGGGCCACAAGGCATCCATTAGTGTCGGTGGAGAGCAAATTCAATGTTGGCTTGTGCAGTGGGAAAGAGATGTCTTTTGTCCAAATCTGGCTCCCAACCACCAAATTATAATCACAAATTGCTATTATAATCTTTGGACAATCATGCACTCTATTAATTAaggcccagaagaagaagaaaaaattatcaCACATAGTAGAAGTTGTGATCTGCCCTCTAAATTAGTTGGTATGAATATTCTAAATATGAATGTGATTGATGAGttgatttcattttctttgattaAAGTAGGCTAGTGAACAAACATCTCTAGTTGATCCTATTTCTAATGATCTAAACCTATCAATGCATAATGGATCTAGCTTTTAAAGACTTTTCACAACAATCCAACACAATTTTAGCTCTTTtgctcgttttttttttttttttttgaaaggtttgCTTGTtcttatacaacgtaagttcTTATAATATTTGCAACAGATATTAGGAAAAGGGCTAACAACTTAACATTTTGTATGCCTTGATCAGTTGATCATTTCATAAAATTTTGACCCTAGAAGTCAAGAACATTATTGTTCCAATTGCTTTAAACATCTTCAAAGTTACTTAAACTTGTCATATCATGTTTATAATTTTTCGACAATTGTCTTATTTAAGAAATATGGTGGTGTCGCACTATGTGGAGAGTGTGTTATAAAACACATCAACCATTATGTAATGCATAAAAAGTTAATGCACTCGAGATCAATACTTTAGAGATCGATACTAATTTGGTGCaactaacaattttttttttttcgatgactgaaacaaaaggaggaaaactaaaaaacaaagcCATGACTAATTCCCCCTCCCAATTAATCTAAATAGAACTCTGGGGACACAACAAGGGGTAAACAGAAAAACTAAACAGAAGAATTATGCGCATAATTGCGCAAGCTGTGCGAGTCTATCAGCCACAAAGTTGGTCTCTCAATAGAGGTGCAATTAACACTTACGGATATGGTCTTTTTGTATCAAAATTTTGTGGGAATTTTGAAAAGGAAGGGATAAATTTTCTAAACTTGTTTATAAGACAATTTAGTGAAATATGAAGGACCCCAAAATAATCCATTGTCGTGTGAAATAAGCACAACACCATGACCAAACGACACGTCGCTA encodes the following:
- the LOC133742754 gene encoding COBRA-like protein 4, giving the protein MELNNQANLSHKIHLDVVTCCSWLKITFLAMLFCVLVSPTAAYDPLDPTGNITIKWDVVSWTADGYVAAVTMNNFQMYRQIANPGWTLAWTWAKKEVIWTMVGAQTTEQGDCSKFKGNTPHCCKKTPTVVDLLPGVPYNQQFTNCCKGGVMASWGQDPSASVSAFQVSVGQGGTSNKTVKLPKNFTLLGPGPGYTCGPAKVVPSTVYLTADRRRKTQALMTWNVTCTYSQYLASKNPSCCVSFSSFYNETVVPCPSCSCGCHNKKDCIKADSKLLKKAGINTPKKDNTPLLQCTHHMCPIRVHWHVKQNYKDYWRVKISVTNFNYRLNYTEWTLVAQHPNLNNITQVFSFDYKPLVAYQSINDTGMFYGMKFYNDLLMEAGPLGNVQSEVLMQKDKNTFTFKQGWAFPRKVYFNGDECRLPPPDAYPSLPNSGRVNSVSILKMAASVLLIMFCIY
- the LOC133742753 gene encoding protein COBRA-like → MDSQCLSATGSIAKLSSFTILLLFLVSCLTFTSTEAYDALDPLGNITIKWDVISWTPDGYVAVVTMFNFQQYRHIQAPGWTLGWTWAKKEVIWSMVGAQTTEQGDCSRYKGNVPHCCKKDPTVVDLLPGTPYNQQIANCCKAGVMQSYIQDPANAVSSFQISVGAAGTTNKTVRLPKNFTLKAPGPGYSCGRAAIVKPTRYLTADKRRMTQAMMTWNVTCTYSQFLAQKTPTCCVSLSSFYNDTIVNCPTCACGCENNSTDPGSCVEPDSPYLASAVAGSGKATNSPLVQCTSHMCPVRVHWHVKLNYKEYWRVKVTVTNFNYRMNYTLWNIVVQHPNFDNLTKIFSFNYKDLTPYAGLNDTAMLWGVKFYNDLLMQAGPLGNAQSELLFRKDASTFTFEKGWAFPRRIYFNGDNCVMPPPDAYPWLPNASPRPTISLLSPVITILASLVFLLSYA